The sequence CGATAATCACCAATAATGCGACCACGTCCGTACGCGTCCGGAAGGCCGGTAATGATATGGGAGGAACGGGCCGCACGAATGCGTGGGGTGTAAATATCGAAAACACCGTCATTGTGAGTCTTGCGATACTTGGTGAAAATCTCTTTAACATCCGGATTCGGCTCTTTGTCGGCTTCTTTGATAGCGGTTTCAACCATTCGCCATCCACCGTTAGGCATCATTGCACGCTTGAGTGGAACATCGGTTTGGAGACCAACAATGACATCGTCGTCTTCAGAAATGTAGCCAGCTCCAAATGCATCTACATCTGCAGGCGTATTGACATCAACATCATAGACGCGCTTTTGACGCTCAACGGAAAGATACTTATCTGCTAACGTATCCCAGACCCTGCGCGTCTTTTCAGTTTCGCCGGCAAGAAACGAGGCATCACCTTCGTATGGAGTGTAATTCTTCTGAATGAAGTCACGAACGTCAATAGCATCCTGCCATAGACCATTCTTGAAGCCCTCCCACTCAGGGTGCGAAGCAGTTTCGACTGTTTGAGTCACGGTGCATTACTCCTTTTCACTGCAACCAGCGGGACTTTTGTTATACGCGAATCCACACCGATCGCATCTATTTCCCAGCAACTAGCTGCTGGCGCTACCTTCAGATTAGTCGCCTTTCTCTGTAGATTCTTAGCGAAAATAGCTCTCGGCATAAAACGTACGGTAGTGCTCCTCACAGCACCCATCCATTAGGGACTAAGGTCCTTTCGTTCCAATCGCCTTTTGCTCTAAACCGATAAAACTCAGCACAGAAAATACCAACTACGCTTCTACAAGTCGATACATCCATCCAAAGCGATCCGGAACTCGACCAAATTGAATATCAGTCAGTTCGCGGTAGATGCGATGAGCGACGGCCGATCCTAACAAATCCACCCGTTTGTCTCCCATCGTTAAAGAACCGATAGAAACTACCGCAGCAGCAGTGCCACAGGAAAACATTTCCACAACCTCACCATTTTCGATCCCTGTCCACAGTTCAGCTAGTTCAATATCTTCTTCCCGAGTTAACACCCCGTCGTCGTCGAGCAACTGCAAAATAGCAGAACGAGTCGAACCTGGAAGGATGGTCCCAGAAAGCGCCGGCGTACGAACGGTCCCGTCAGCCATCACTACAAAAACATTCATCGCACCTAGCTCTTCAATCCGCGAATTGGTTGCAGCATCAAGAAAAAGAACCTCATCATAACCACGCTCAAACGCATGTGACTTCGCGTAAAAAGATGCAGCATAGTTCCCGCCAGTTTTAACGTTACCCATCCCACCCGGGCCAGCACGGTGATGTGTACGTTCTACCCAGACATTAATAGGTGTGAAACCATGAGCAAAATATGGCCCCGACGGCGAAGCAACTACGCCGTACTCGAACCGCTTCGCGGCACGCACTCCCAAAAATGCCTCCGAAGCAAAAATGAATGGACGCAAGTATAAGGTCGCCCCGGCAGCTTGCGGAACCCAGCGGCGATCTGCTCGGACCAGTCCAACCAACGAACCTAAAAAATCTTCAACCGGGAACTGCGGGATCATTAACCGCTCATTTGACATATTCAACCGGGCAGCATTGTAAGCGGGTCTAAAAGTCCAGATGGATCCGTCGGCATGCCGGTAGGCCTTGAGTCCCTCAAAAACTTCTTGCCCATAATGCAAAACAGCTCCGGCTGGATCTAACGAAAGTGGACCATAAGGCTTAATCTTGAAATCATGCCAACCGGCAGACTCCTCCCATGAGGCCCGCGCCATATAATCAGTAAACTCAACTCCGAATCCAAGCGTACGCATAACTGCTTGATAGTGCTTTTCTTCAGCTAGTCCCGGATGTGGCAATGTTACAAATCTTTGAGCAACATCATCGGCACAAGGCCACTGCCTAGTAGCACATTGTTCAAGAGCTGTCTGAGAGCGCGGCATGAATACATCTCCTCAAATAACTGTCAACAACCAGACCTATCGTACGCTCTTTATTTAGTATGAGTTAGTCACAGATTTCCATTTGTGAATCATCTGGATAAATCTGTCCCATATAGACTGGAGACATAAGGTTTTCGACAGACAGTGCACGATCCAACTCAGCAGGACTCATTAACCCTCGCTCTAGCACTACTTCTCGCACTGATTTCCCTGTTCGAATAGCCTCTTTACCAACTAGATCCCCTTTATGGTGACCAATAATGTCATTGAGATACGTAACGATACCGATCGAATTCATCACATGGGCTCGACATACTTCCTCGTTCACAGTTATGCCAGAAACACAACGTTCTCGTAAGGTCACTAATGCTCGTCTCAGAAGTTGAATCGACTCAAAAATCGCCTGACCAATCACCGGTTCCATCACGTTCAGCTGTAGCTGGCCAGCTTGTGAGGCTAACATGACAGTCGTATCATTGCCCATCACTTTGAATGCAATCTGGTTGACTACTTCCGGAATCACCGGGTTCACTTTCGCTGGCATAATCGATGAGCCGGCCTGCATTTTGGGTAGGTTAATCTCATTCAGCCCAGCTCTCGGACCAGAAGAAAGCAAACGCAGATCGTTGCAGATGGTCGATAGTTTGACCGCTAACCGGCGCAATGCAGAATGGATCGAAATATAAGCGCCAGTATCGGATGTTGCCTCAATTAGGTTCGGTGCAGCAACAAGATCTAACCCAGTTACTTCTGAGAGCCTGCGCACTACAATCTCCTGGAATCCATCAGGGGTATTGAGTTTAGTACCGATAGCCGTTGCACCCAGATTGATTTCAAGTAGCAGTGCCGACGTACGTTTCAAATTACGTATTTCTTCGTCCATGAGCACTCCGAATCCTTCGAATTCTTGCCCAAGAGTCATTGGCACTGCATCTTGGAGCTGAGTGCGGCCCATTTTCAGTACGTTTGCGTTTTGTTCTCCGAGCATATTGAACGCATGACGCATGTGCTTGATCTCCGCTATAAGATCTTTAACCATCCAATAGACTGCAATACGAAAGCCCGTTGGATATGCATCATTAGTGGACTGAGATTTATTGACATGGTCATTAGGGTTAACGACGTCGTACTTTCCTTTTGGCTCGCCAAGAATCTCCAACGCCAAATTTGCTACAACTTCGTTGGCATTCATATTGACTGACGTTCCGGCTCCACCTTGGAATACATCCACCGGGAATTGATCCATACAGCGGCCTTCATTCAAGATCAGGTCACAGGCAGCAACTATAGCTTTACTCACTCGAGCCGACAATACTTTTTTATCTCGGTTAGCAAGGGCTTCGGCTTTTTTCACACTAACCATGGCCCTGATAAATTCAGGAATATCGTTGATCGTAGCACCAGAGATAGCGAAGTTCTCAATTGCTCGTTGAGTATGTACTCCATAATAAGCATCTTCAGGGATTTCTCGTGTTCCGAGTAGATCTTCCTCCACGCGCGAGTTAGACACTTGCCCCTCCTAGGACTGCAGTCAATTCTTCTGTTAGTAAGCATAGTCGCCTATCAGCAAACTGTCTGAACTTCAGGTAGATTAACGAGCATTTCTATTTTCTCCCGTAGCTTACTACTACTAGGACTATCTGCTCAGTTTTATTTTTAAAGCCAGCTATGATTGGTATAACTATCTACAAGATCACATAATATCTTGTCCATCACTCACTCACCAGGAGTCACATGTCCTTCTTTTTCCAATTATTCGCGGATAACCAAGTACTGTTGCTTTTCTTCCTTGTTGGATGCGGCGCGATTCTTGCAAAGATCCGTATTCGAGGAATATCGCTAGGGGCCGCAGCCGTATTGTTTCTTTCTATCGGAATCACTGCGTGGGCGCTTAATAGCGGATACGAAATTCAGGTCGAGCACGATCTTGGTGTTCTTGGACTTGCGCTCTTCGCATTCGCTATCGGTATTACTTCAGGTCCAACATTTTTCAATACGCTAAAATCGTCAATTCTGCCAGTCATTTTAATGCTAGTAGCGTTTATTGTCGCCGCTGGAGTTGCTGCTGGCGTCGGTCGCGCCTTGGGCATGGATTGGGCACTGATTGCCGGTATCTTCGCCGGCGCAACAACAAATACACCGGCTTTGTCTGCAGCGGGAACTGCGTCGGGAGACCCCGCTTTAGCAACTGTTGGATATGCGATCACATACTTATTCGGCGTTATTGCAATGCTCGGCTTTTCTGCTTTGGCTCTTTCACGCCGCAGTTCTGACAAAGATAAGCCCTCACCTATTCGTAACCGGACGATCCGTGTAGAACGCTCCGATAGGCCGACCATCGCTTCCCTTCTTGGGACCATCGGGGGAGGTTTACAGTTTTCCCGCATTCGTCGCGGAGAAACCGGGCCTATTTGGCTACCAACTAACTCTGACGTCCTAGAAAAAGATGATCTTGTGACTGTGATTGGCACCGTTGAGGAGGTTGACCGCGCCATTAAACTTGTTGGCCATGGCTCATCACACTCCCTTATCGCGGATCGTCGTTATCTCGACTTCCGTCGTATCACCATCTCTAATTCTGGAATTGCAGGGCGCAAACTTGGTGAATTGGAAATCGACGAGAAGTTTGGTGGCACCATTTCACGTATTCGTCGGGGTGATACAGACATGGTCGCTGACCCATCAATTCGATTACAGCTTGGCGATCGCGTTCGCGTTGTAGCACCAACGCATTCCTTAGCAAAGATTTCCGAATTCTTTGGTGACTCCTCACATGGCTTGACCGACATCAATCCCGTAGCGTTGGGATTAGGAATGGCACTCGGCATTATTATCGGCGAATGGGAAATCCTCACACCATCGGGGCTCACATTCTCTATCGGTTCTGCAGCTGGCACCCTTCTCGTCGGGCTAGTTATGGGCCGGTTGGGACGCATCGGCAAAGTTGTCACTACGCTTCCATACACAACATGTCAGGTTCTATCCGAGCTTGGCCTACTCGTGTTCCTATCCTATGCTGGCACAAAAGCTGGATCACAAATCGTTGTCGCATTTACTGGGGGCGCATGGATGCAGATTCTCTTGCTGGGTATCTTAGTGACGCTCATTGTGGGAGGCGCTTTCTATGTCTCAATGCGACTCCTGACTTCCACTGGCGGTACCCGACTAGCGGGCGCCATTGGTGGAATCCAAACTCAGCCAGCAGTACTCGGATTTGCTAATGACCGTACGTCGTTCGATCCGCGAGTAGCACTCGGATACGCAATGGTTTACCCAGTAGCTATGGTGGCCAAAATCTTCATTGCTCAGATTCTAGGTTCTTTCGCTGGTCTCTAATAGCTCCACATAAATGTTGGGTGAGGACGAATCCGTCCTCACCCAACATTTATAAAGACAACGTACTAAACAGCATCTCGAACATCAGTGTCTAGCGTATCTGGTAAATGGGAAGTATCCATGTCGTGTCGCCAGCCGTCGTCCATCAGAACACGAGCAATAGCTAAACCGAAACCAATCGACATAATAACGAAGAAAACCTCAGCAAAAGTTGAAATAGCCCCTTGAAAGTCTCCTTCATTAAGGGCAACCAATCCACGGTAAAACGGAACACCGGGAATCATGATGACTACTGCTGGAACGGACAGAGATACCCGTGAATGGGATGTCTTCCATGCGACAAACGTCGCTACAATACCTACAACCATAGCCGCGAGTCCAACGCCTAGCTGCCATGGCAAGTTCATGTTTTCCTGTAGGAGCAAACGACCGGTGTTAGCGAATGCACCTGCCACTGCTGCCGCCGCGCATACTTTCCACGGCGCATTGAACAAAACAGCGAACCCATATGCCGCCACGAATGATGTCAGGATACGTAAGAATGTCATGGTTGCAAACGGAAGCGGCGGAACTACTGACGCCTCAACATGCCAGTCAAGAGCGTGGACAACGATCCACACTGATACACCGGCGGAACCAATAACCATAATGCAATACGAGAACCGTGCCAATGCAGACTGTACGTCGTTACGCACGAAGTCAAGCATCGCCGTCGTCAACGGAAAACCTGGAATGAGGTACAAAATGGACGAGATCAAACCAGATTCGTACTGGATAAGGTAAAGGAGACCGCCAAGACTGCCGACCTCAAGCAACATTATGTATACCAACGTCGATGCCACTGCACACAAAATCCAGATAATGAAATGAGCAATCCCCCGGCTAAGCAGTAGCTTACGAATCAGCTGGCCGATTCCCGCAGCAAAGAAAACGCAGGTGCATTCAACAGTTCGTCCACCATTCAGGAAGCAGAATCCCGCACAAGCAATAGCCGATGCGAGAACAGTCGTCCATATTCCATAGTGTCGATCACGAGCTGTAGTTTCCTTCAAAATTCCGCGAAGTTGTGCTGCTGTCATCCCCTCGTGCAGCTGTGCAACAGCCTGCATAATACGGTCGAGCTTTTCCGCATTGACGCCAACGCGACGTTGCTCAGCAAAGCTTGTATAAGATTCCTTGCCCGACCATGCAGTAGCCGTAATATCGGTCATAGATACTGATGATTCAAGTTTTGTTAATCCGATTGCTTTGGCAGCTCGCGACATAGCTGCTTTCACCCGGTATGCTCCCGCACCGCAGGCAAGCAACATTGTGCCGAGCATAAGAATACAACGAATTTTTTCGGCTATCGTTTCTTGGCTCTGTTCCGGATTATTGGTGGGCTGATCGTCCATATTTCTCTCATAACTGGTCTAAAAACGGTAGGATTTGCGACAACCATTCTATGCCTTTAATTTCCGCTCGTAGCGGGTCGTAACTCCCAAATATGATCTTTCTCTGGGATCTGTTTGTCACATTTGCTTTCGTTCAGCGACCCACATGTAGGTAATGTATGGAATTTCGACGACATGGTCTTCGTGATAGCCCAATTTTTCATACAGATACCATCGCACATTTGCCTGCATTTTCTCTTGGTTTTGCGGTGTAGACGTAATCCACGACGACCGAGTGGTTCCGAGCTGACACACCTGTGCCGGCGTCAAATAATCTTGCCAAAACGTAACGCTAAGAGTGGGTTTACTAAAATGTTCGCCAACGACGGGACCTTTTGTTGGCTTATGAATATCCCCCGAACGCATAATACGGCTCAACCGTTTAACCCACGGAATTGAAACATCCATCTGATTAAAGAGCAGAACGAGCTGTCCCCCAGGGCACAGAATTCGGGCCGCTTCGTCACTTGCCGCATCCGGATCGACCCAATGCCAACTTTGCGCATAAAAAACCACATCGCATGAGGACGCAGGAAGACGGGTGTCTTCCCCGGAAGTATCTAGTACCCGCCGTGTCGAATCTGGAAGTATTTCGATGAGTTGCGATCGCATATCAGCGCTAGGCTCGATTGCGATAACATCAGTGTCGCTGCCAGACAGATCAACAAGTTGTGACGTGAGTTTTCCCGTACCGGCACCGATATCGACGACGCAGCTGGGCGCATCGCCGTCGAAAAAACGTGAAAGCAGCGTTGTTGGATAGCCTGGACGTACATCACGATAAGTCAGCGCGGTAGCACCAGCACGGGAATATGGATTAAGCGGAATTGTCATGAAACTATTGTGTCTGAAAACAAGAAATAATGGAAAACTTGATCAACCTAACTGTCTGCGCAGGTTTCGTGTTGTACCGCTCGCGTAATATGTAAGTAGGAGAGCCGGGAAGTCTGGTCGGCGCGCAACATGTCCCTTCAAAGAAAAGAACTGCTATGAGCCCTCATTCATCATCCAAACGCACAGTGCTCTCCTACGGAAGTTACGATGAGCATCGGCGTATTGGTAAAATACTACGAAAAGAAACTACCGGCGGAATTGCACTGATGATAGCCGCACTCATCGCTATCATTTGGGCCAACTCTCCGTGGGCATCGTATTATCTTCAGTTGCGTGACACGGAAATTGGTATCGATGCATTGCATTTACATCTAAGTGTCGGACATTGGGCGGCAGACGGACTTCTCGCTCTATTTTTCTTTTTAGTCGGTCTGGAGCTAAAACAAGAATTCGTTATTGGTGATCTACGCTCCCCTGCTCGCGCCGTCGTGCCAATCGTAGCGGCAATTGGCGGCGTCATTGTTCCGGCAACAATTTTCGCCATTCTCAATTGGACTGATCCAACGACTTTTCAAGGATGGGCTATCCCCACAGCTACAGACATCGCATTCGCAGTTGCTGTACTCGCAATCATAGGATCCCATTTACCAAGCCCACTCAGATTATTTTTATTGACACTAGCCGTCGTTGACGACTTAATCGCGATAACAATCATCGCTGTTTTTTACACGACTGAGGTGAATGTTTCATACCTCGCTTTGTTCCTCATCCCAGCAGCAATTTTTGGCTTCCTCGTTCAACGATTCCATGTGTTCTGGGTCAAGCACCGTTGGGCATCATGGCTAATCTTGTTTCCGATAGCGCTGTGCGCCTGGTATTTCTTGCACGAGGCTGGCATTCACGCCACGATTGCTGGCGTCATTCTTGGTTTCCTAGTACCTGTGTCATTAGACTCTCAGCGTGCACAGCAGGCACTGACTACGTACCGTCCCAGTGTACAAGGACATGGTGACCATGAACCAGGCTTAACTTCTATGTTCGAGCACGGAATCCGGCCGCTATCGTCAGCAGTAGCTGTTCCACTGTTTGCATTTTTTTCGGCAGGGGTCACAGTAGGCGGGTGGGACGGCCTGCTAGAATCCGTTTCCTCACCAGTGGCGTTGGGCATCATCATCGGATTAGTGTTCGGTAAGCCACTTGGAATTGTATTATCGACATTCATCTTGACCAAGGTGACCCGAGCTAGTCTCGATGACGCGATTACCTGGGTAGACACAATTGGTGTTGGATTCTTAGCAGGCATAGGGTTCACAGTATCGTTACTGATCGGCGAATTGTCGTATGGCTTAGGCGATACCAATAACGACTCAGCGAAAGTCGGAATTTTATTGGCGTCGGTATTCGCAGCATTGCTCGCGATTGCTATTTTGACTCCGCGGAACACGCATTATCGG is a genomic window of Arcanobacterium phocae containing:
- the nhaA gene encoding Na+/H+ antiporter NhaA, which translates into the protein MSPHSSSKRTVLSYGSYDEHRRIGKILRKETTGGIALMIAALIAIIWANSPWASYYLQLRDTEIGIDALHLHLSVGHWAADGLLALFFFLVGLELKQEFVIGDLRSPARAVVPIVAAIGGVIVPATIFAILNWTDPTTFQGWAIPTATDIAFAVAVLAIIGSHLPSPLRLFLLTLAVVDDLIAITIIAVFYTTEVNVSYLALFLIPAAIFGFLVQRFHVFWVKHRWASWLILFPIALCAWYFLHEAGIHATIAGVILGFLVPVSLDSQRAQQALTTYRPSVQGHGDHEPGLTSMFEHGIRPLSSAVAVPLFAFFSAGVTVGGWDGLLESVSSPVALGIIIGLVFGKPLGIVLSTFILTKVTRASLDDAITWVDTIGVGFLAGIGFTVSLLIGELSYGLGDTNNDSAKVGILLASVFAALLAIAILTPRNTHYRQVENKETADEDHNGIPDVFDSGRI
- a CDS encoding class I SAM-dependent methyltransferase, which produces MTIPLNPYSRAGATALTYRDVRPGYPTTLLSRFFDGDAPSCVVDIGAGTGKLTSQLVDLSGSDTDVIAIEPSADMRSQLIEILPDSTRRVLDTSGEDTRLPASSCDVVFYAQSWHWVDPDAASDEAARILCPGGQLVLLFNQMDVSIPWVKRLSRIMRSGDIHKPTKGPVVGEHFSKPTLSVTFWQDYLTPAQVCQLGTTRSSWITSTPQNQEKMQANVRWYLYEKLGYHEDHVVEIPYITYMWVAERKQM
- a CDS encoding branched-chain amino acid aminotransferase → MPRSQTALEQCATRQWPCADDVAQRFVTLPHPGLAEEKHYQAVMRTLGFGVEFTDYMARASWEESAGWHDFKIKPYGPLSLDPAGAVLHYGQEVFEGLKAYRHADGSIWTFRPAYNAARLNMSNERLMIPQFPVEDFLGSLVGLVRADRRWVPQAAGATLYLRPFIFASEAFLGVRAAKRFEYGVVASPSGPYFAHGFTPINVWVERTHHRAGPGGMGNVKTGGNYAASFYAKSHAFERGYDEVLFLDAATNSRIEELGAMNVFVVMADGTVRTPALSGTILPGSTRSAILQLLDDDGVLTREEDIELAELWTGIENGEVVEMFSCGTAAAVVSIGSLTMGDKRVDLLGSAVAHRIYRELTDIQFGRVPDRFGWMYRLVEA
- the aspA gene encoding aspartate ammonia-lyase, with protein sequence MSNSRVEEDLLGTREIPEDAYYGVHTQRAIENFAISGATINDIPEFIRAMVSVKKAEALANRDKKVLSARVSKAIVAACDLILNEGRCMDQFPVDVFQGGAGTSVNMNANEVVANLALEILGEPKGKYDVVNPNDHVNKSQSTNDAYPTGFRIAVYWMVKDLIAEIKHMRHAFNMLGEQNANVLKMGRTQLQDAVPMTLGQEFEGFGVLMDEEIRNLKRTSALLLEINLGATAIGTKLNTPDGFQEIVVRRLSEVTGLDLVAAPNLIEATSDTGAYISIHSALRRLAVKLSTICNDLRLLSSGPRAGLNEINLPKMQAGSSIMPAKVNPVIPEVVNQIAFKVMGNDTTVMLASQAGQLQLNVMEPVIGQAIFESIQLLRRALVTLRERCVSGITVNEEVCRAHVMNSIGIVTYLNDIIGHHKGDLVGKEAIRTGKSVREVVLERGLMSPAELDRALSVENLMSPVYMGQIYPDDSQMEICD
- a CDS encoding aspartate:alanine exchanger family transporter codes for the protein MSFFFQLFADNQVLLLFFLVGCGAILAKIRIRGISLGAAAVLFLSIGITAWALNSGYEIQVEHDLGVLGLALFAFAIGITSGPTFFNTLKSSILPVILMLVAFIVAAGVAAGVGRALGMDWALIAGIFAGATTNTPALSAAGTASGDPALATVGYAITYLFGVIAMLGFSALALSRRSSDKDKPSPIRNRTIRVERSDRPTIASLLGTIGGGLQFSRIRRGETGPIWLPTNSDVLEKDDLVTVIGTVEEVDRAIKLVGHGSSHSLIADRRYLDFRRITISNSGIAGRKLGELEIDEKFGGTISRIRRGDTDMVADPSIRLQLGDRVRVVAPTHSLAKISEFFGDSSHGLTDINPVALGLGMALGIIIGEWEILTPSGLTFSIGSAAGTLLVGLVMGRLGRIGKVVTTLPYTTCQVLSELGLLVFLSYAGTKAGSQIVVAFTGGAWMQILLLGILVTLIVGGAFYVSMRLLTSTGGTRLAGAIGGIQTQPAVLGFANDRTSFDPRVALGYAMVYPVAMVAKIFIAQILGSFAGL
- a CDS encoding threonine/serine exporter family protein, which encodes MDDQPTNNPEQSQETIAEKIRCILMLGTMLLACGAGAYRVKAAMSRAAKAIGLTKLESSVSMTDITATAWSGKESYTSFAEQRRVGVNAEKLDRIMQAVAQLHEGMTAAQLRGILKETTARDRHYGIWTTVLASAIACAGFCFLNGGRTVECTCVFFAAGIGQLIRKLLLSRGIAHFIIWILCAVASTLVYIMLLEVGSLGGLLYLIQYESGLISSILYLIPGFPLTTAMLDFVRNDVQSALARFSYCIMVIGSAGVSVWIVVHALDWHVEASVVPPLPFATMTFLRILTSFVAAYGFAVLFNAPWKVCAAAAVAGAFANTGRLLLQENMNLPWQLGVGLAAMVVGIVATFVAWKTSHSRVSLSVPAVVIMIPGVPFYRGLVALNEGDFQGAISTFAEVFFVIMSIGFGLAIARVLMDDGWRHDMDTSHLPDTLDTDVRDAV